One region of Oxalobacteraceae bacterium OTU3CAMAD1 genomic DNA includes:
- a CDS encoding (2Fe-2S)-binding protein, with protein MAKLNVNGVVREFEAEEDTPLLWVIREQLGLTGTKYGCGVAQCGACTVHIDGEPTRSCVRPVSTVTAEQKITTIEGLSKDGSHAIQKAWAALDVPQCGFCQSGMIMAAAALIREKPKATDADIDMAMSNICRCGTYNRVRAAIHVVVKGGDPKSAGLNIQHVEGGKV; from the coding sequence ATGGCTAAATTGAACGTCAACGGCGTGGTACGCGAATTCGAGGCGGAGGAAGACACGCCGCTGTTGTGGGTCATACGCGAACAACTGGGGCTGACCGGCACCAAGTACGGCTGCGGCGTGGCGCAATGCGGCGCCTGCACCGTGCATATCGACGGCGAACCGACGCGCAGCTGCGTGCGGCCCGTCTCCACTGTCACCGCCGAACAAAAGATCACCACCATCGAGGGCTTGTCCAAGGACGGCTCGCACGCGATCCAGAAAGCCTGGGCAGCGCTGGACGTGCCGCAGTGCGGCTTCTGCCAGTCCGGCATGATCATGGCCGCCGCCGCGCTGATACGCGAGAAGCCGAAGGCCACCGACGCCGACATCGATATGGCGATGTCCAACATCTGTCGATGTGGCACTTACAACCGGGTTAGGGCGGCGATTCATGTGGTGGTCAAGGGCGGCGATCCGAAAAGCGCCGGCCTCAATATCCAGCACGTTGAAGGAGGCAAGGTATGA
- a CDS encoding LysR family transcriptional regulator yields the protein METLSNLESFVRSAESSSFSAAARRLALTPAAVSRNVAQLERNLGVRLFQRTTRGLTLTEAGERFLNSVGAGLDGIQGAIAEVTAKAGEPAGVLKLSMAPGFGRRHVLPLMPAFMARYPALTLDLNVENRRVDLVAGGFDAAIGGGFELSPGVVARELMPAHGVLVASPAYLKGRKLPVTPADLADLDAIVMRSPQSGRAKSWDMRNRAGDGMSAVLRPRVFLNDPDAIRTAALAGMGVAMLAMTDLGTHLESGELQRVLPDWYLDIGAISLYFTSQKLMPAKTRAFVDFMTEAFREQKMAERYSAV from the coding sequence TTGGAAACCCTGTCCAACCTTGAATCCTTCGTCCGCAGCGCGGAATCGTCGAGCTTTTCGGCGGCGGCCCGGCGCCTGGCGCTGACGCCGGCTGCCGTCAGCCGCAACGTGGCGCAGCTGGAGCGCAACCTCGGCGTGCGGCTTTTCCAGCGCACCACGCGCGGTTTGACCCTCACCGAGGCCGGCGAGCGGTTTCTGAATTCCGTCGGCGCGGGGCTGGATGGCATCCAGGGCGCGATCGCGGAAGTGACGGCCAAAGCGGGCGAGCCGGCCGGGGTGCTGAAACTGAGCATGGCGCCGGGCTTCGGCCGTCGTCACGTGCTGCCGCTGATGCCGGCGTTTATGGCGCGCTATCCGGCGCTGACCTTGGACCTCAATGTGGAAAACCGGCGGGTGGATCTGGTGGCCGGCGGCTTCGATGCGGCGATCGGCGGCGGTTTCGAACTGTCGCCTGGTGTGGTGGCGCGGGAGCTGATGCCGGCGCACGGCGTGTTGGTGGCGTCGCCGGCGTATCTGAAGGGACGCAAGCTGCCGGTGACCCCAGCGGACCTGGCGGACCTCGACGCCATCGTCATGCGCTCGCCGCAGAGCGGCAGGGCCAAGTCGTGGGATATGCGCAATCGCGCGGGAGACGGCATGTCGGCGGTGCTGCGGCCACGCGTGTTTTTGAACGATCCCGATGCGATCCGCACGGCGGCTTTGGCGGGCATGGGTGTGGCCATGCTGGCGATGACCGACTTGGGGACGCATCTGGAAAGCGGCGAGCTGCAACGCGTGCTGCCCGACTGGTATCTTGATATCGGCGCGATCTCGCTGTACTTCACCAGCCAAAAACTGATGCCCGCGAAGACGCGGGCATTCGTGGATTTTATGACGGAAGCGTTCCGCGAACAGAAAATGGCGGAACGGTATTCGGCCGTTTAG
- a CDS encoding outer membrane beta-barrel protein, with the protein MSKTKAIAAAVLATLSLTGVAMGSAVAQESQKAPWLVRVRAVNLNTADKSDPVGGVGASNRLTVSDKTIPEFDVSYFFTANLAAELVLTYPQKHDVYLDGTNIGTFKHLPPSLLLQYHFTPDAPLKPYVGAGINYTTLSKVRLLNGQASLEHDSVGLVLQAGLDYAIDRQWSLNFDVKKAQIRSDVMIGGAKASRVKVDPLMIGVGIGYRF; encoded by the coding sequence ATGAGCAAGACCAAGGCAATCGCAGCAGCAGTACTGGCCACCCTGAGCCTGACGGGTGTCGCAATGGGCAGCGCAGTGGCGCAAGAATCGCAAAAAGCGCCGTGGCTGGTGCGCGTGCGCGCCGTAAACCTGAACACGGCCGACAAGTCGGACCCGGTGGGCGGCGTCGGCGCGTCGAACCGTCTCACCGTCAGCGACAAGACCATTCCAGAATTCGACGTCTCCTATTTCTTCACGGCCAACCTGGCGGCGGAGCTGGTGCTGACCTATCCGCAAAAACATGACGTCTATCTGGATGGAACCAATATCGGCACCTTCAAGCACCTGCCGCCATCGCTGCTGTTGCAGTACCACTTCACGCCGGACGCGCCATTAAAACCTTACGTCGGCGCCGGCATCAACTACACCACCTTGTCCAAGGTCCGCCTGCTCAACGGCCAGGCCAGCCTGGAACACGACAGCGTCGGACTGGTGCTGCAGGCGGGCCTGGACTACGCGATCGACAGGCAATGGTCGCTCAATTTCGACGTCAAGAAAGCGCAGATCCGCAGCGATGTCATGATCGGCGGCGCCAAGGCCAGTCGCGTCAAGGTCGATCCGCTGATGATCGGTGTGGGTATCGGGTACAGATTCTAA